A stretch of the Cryptosporangium phraense genome encodes the following:
- a CDS encoding DNA-3-methyladenine glycosylase family protein translates to MVGPAPLTREWRPDFPLDIRRSLGHLARGKGDPTQRLADGALWRTAPTPDGPGTLRLRRTDRVEAEAWGPGAAWLLEHLPSLLCASDVVDDFLDVLEAAPHPVLSEAWRICGGGLRFPATHLLFDQVSVAVLEQKVTGIEARRSWRELVWRFGSPAPGPAPAGMAVAPYPADWLAIPDWEWHKAGVDVSRRRAIRAAATVAARLDQLVTGSVAEAVRILCTLPGIGPWTAAEAVQRAMSGADAVSVGDYHLPNVVGWALVGRKLDDAGMLEVLAPYAPHRARAIRLVEVGPAARPPRRGPRFSPRDYRSF, encoded by the coding sequence GTGGTCGGTCCGGCCCCACTCACCCGTGAGTGGCGGCCGGACTTCCCGCTCGACATCCGCCGGTCGCTCGGGCACCTGGCCCGCGGGAAGGGTGACCCGACCCAGCGGCTGGCCGACGGCGCGCTCTGGCGCACCGCCCCCACTCCCGACGGCCCGGGCACCCTGCGGCTGCGCCGCACCGACCGGGTCGAGGCCGAGGCCTGGGGCCCGGGCGCGGCCTGGCTGCTCGAACACCTGCCGTCGCTGCTCTGCGCCTCCGATGTGGTCGACGACTTCCTGGACGTCCTGGAAGCGGCGCCGCACCCGGTGCTGTCGGAGGCCTGGCGGATCTGCGGTGGCGGGCTCCGGTTCCCGGCCACGCATCTGCTGTTCGACCAGGTCTCGGTGGCTGTGCTGGAGCAGAAGGTGACCGGCATCGAGGCCCGGCGCTCGTGGCGGGAGCTGGTCTGGCGGTTCGGGTCGCCGGCCCCGGGGCCGGCTCCGGCCGGGATGGCGGTGGCCCCGTACCCGGCCGACTGGCTGGCGATCCCTGACTGGGAGTGGCACAAGGCCGGCGTCGACGTGTCCCGGCGGCGGGCGATCCGGGCCGCGGCGACGGTGGCCGCTCGGCTCGACCAGCTGGTCACCGGCTCGGTGGCGGAGGCCGTGCGGATCCTGTGCACGCTGCCCGGGATCGGTCCGTGGACGGCCGCCGAGGCGGTGCAGCGGGCGATGTCCGGCGCCGACGCGGTCAGCGTCGGCGACTACCACCTGCCCAACGTGGTCGGCTGGGCGTTGGTCGGCCGCAAGCTCGACGACGCCGGGATGCTCGAGGTGCTGGCCCCCTACGCGCCCCATCGGGCCCGGGCGATCCGCCTGGTGGAGGTGGGCCCGGCGGCCCGCCCACCGCGCCGGGGCCCGCGCTTCTCGCCCCGCGACTACCGGTCGTTTTAG
- the cofD gene encoding 2-phospho-L-lactate transferase, giving the protein MRIVVLAGGIGGARFLQGVRAWDQNAEITAVVNTADDVTLHGLRICTDLDSVMYTLGGGHDEERGWGRTGETWAVKDELAEYGAEPTWFGLGDKDIATHLVRTRMLDAGYPLSAVTDALCDRWKPGVRLLPMTDDRVETHVVLAEELEGAGVRRRAVHFQEWWVRYRASLKADRFVQVGIEDAKPAPGVLEAIAAADLILFAPSNPVVSIDTILGVPGIRAGLAAASAKVVGVSPIIGGAPVRGMAEKCLPVVGVEVSASGVGAHYGARAYGGLLDGWLVDETDAGTVLFGADVRAVPLWMTDPETTARTMVSEAAAIGGIGRE; this is encoded by the coding sequence ATGCGCATCGTCGTACTCGCCGGGGGCATCGGCGGAGCCCGCTTCCTGCAGGGCGTCCGGGCCTGGGACCAGAACGCCGAGATCACCGCGGTGGTGAACACCGCGGACGACGTCACCCTGCACGGCCTGCGGATCTGTACCGACCTCGACAGCGTCATGTACACGCTCGGCGGTGGTCACGACGAGGAACGCGGCTGGGGTCGCACCGGCGAGACCTGGGCGGTCAAGGACGAGCTGGCCGAGTACGGCGCGGAACCGACCTGGTTCGGGCTCGGCGACAAGGACATCGCCACCCACCTCGTGCGCACCCGGATGCTCGACGCGGGCTATCCGCTGTCCGCGGTCACCGACGCGCTGTGCGACCGCTGGAAGCCCGGCGTCCGGCTGCTGCCGATGACCGACGACCGGGTCGAGACGCACGTGGTGCTGGCCGAGGAGCTCGAGGGCGCCGGGGTGCGGCGGCGGGCGGTGCACTTCCAGGAGTGGTGGGTGCGGTACCGGGCGTCGTTGAAGGCCGATCGGTTCGTGCAGGTGGGGATCGAGGACGCCAAGCCGGCGCCGGGTGTGCTCGAGGCGATCGCGGCCGCGGATCTGATTCTGTTCGCGCCGAGCAACCCGGTGGTGAGCATCGACACGATCCTCGGGGTGCCGGGCATCCGGGCCGGGCTGGCGGCCGCGTCGGCGAAGGTCGTGGGGGTGTCGCCGATCATCGGCGGGGCGCCGGTGCGGGGGATGGCCGAGAAGTGTCTGCCGGTGGTGGGGGTCGAGGTGTCGGCGTCCGGGGTCGGGGCGCACTACGGGGCCCGGGCGTACGGGGGGTTGCTCGACGGCTGGCTGGTCGACGAGACCGACGCGGGAACCGTTCTGTTCGGCGCCGACGTGCGGGCGGTGCCGCTCTGGATGACTGATCCCGAGACCACGGCCCGAACGATGGTGTCCGAAGCCGCCGCGATCGGAGGAATCGGCCGTGAGTGA
- a CDS encoding mannose-1-phosphate guanylyltransferase, with protein sequence MSAFYPVIPAGGSGTRLWPLSRAGHPKFLHPLTGGDRTLIQETVDRLKYVSLPGDTFVVTGAAHAAAVARQLPEVPASNIVVEPGPRESGPAIALAAALIHRKDPDAVMGSFAADHVVRDVRTFVNTVRTAIETAADGKLVCIGITPTGPEVGYGYIRCGDHLATGARAVLEFKEKPSAEVAQGYLDSGEYVWNAGMFVWRADALLGEVERQLPDLHSGLMKICESWDLPRRDEVLAEVWPRLPKISVDHGVMEGAAARGNVAVVPAAFGWNDLGDWDTLGAVLEPDDEGNTVVGAHDRIITIDTSGAMIVPGSSRTVALLGMRDVVVVDTPDALLVCPRDRAQEVKSLVEALKSKGAGNLC encoded by the coding sequence ATGAGCGCTTTCTACCCCGTCATCCCCGCAGGCGGTAGCGGTACGCGGCTCTGGCCGCTGTCCCGCGCAGGCCACCCCAAGTTCCTCCACCCGTTGACCGGCGGCGACCGCACGCTGATCCAGGAGACCGTCGACCGGCTGAAGTACGTCTCGCTGCCCGGTGACACGTTCGTGGTCACCGGTGCCGCCCACGCGGCCGCCGTCGCCCGCCAACTTCCCGAGGTGCCGGCGTCGAACATCGTCGTCGAGCCCGGCCCGCGCGAGTCCGGGCCCGCGATCGCGCTGGCCGCCGCGCTGATCCACCGCAAGGACCCCGACGCGGTCATGGGGTCGTTCGCCGCCGACCACGTGGTCCGTGACGTGCGCACTTTCGTGAACACCGTTCGCACCGCGATCGAGACGGCCGCGGACGGCAAGCTGGTCTGCATCGGCATCACGCCGACCGGCCCCGAGGTCGGCTACGGCTACATCCGCTGCGGCGATCACCTGGCCACCGGGGCCCGCGCGGTGCTGGAGTTCAAGGAGAAGCCGTCGGCCGAGGTGGCCCAGGGTTACCTCGACTCCGGCGAGTACGTCTGGAACGCCGGCATGTTCGTCTGGCGGGCCGACGCGCTGCTCGGCGAGGTCGAACGGCAGCTGCCCGACCTGCACAGCGGGCTGATGAAGATCTGCGAGTCGTGGGACCTGCCCCGCCGCGACGAGGTGCTGGCCGAGGTCTGGCCCCGGCTGCCGAAGATCTCGGTCGACCACGGCGTGATGGAGGGCGCGGCCGCCCGCGGCAACGTCGCGGTCGTCCCGGCCGCGTTCGGCTGGAACGACCTCGGCGACTGGGACACGCTCGGCGCGGTGCTGGAGCCGGACGACGAGGGCAACACGGTGGTCGGCGCGCACGACCGCATCATCACGATCGACACCAGCGGCGCGATGATCGTGCCGGGCTCGAGTCGCACGGTCGCGCTGCTCGGCATGCGTGACGTCGTCGTCGTCGACACCCCGGACGCGCTCCTGGTGTGCCCGCGCGACCGCGCCCAGGAGGTCAAGTCGCTGGTCGAGGCGTTGAAGAGCAAGGGTGCCGGCAATCTCTGCTGA
- a CDS encoding coenzyme F420-0:L-glutamate ligase: MAPPAGGAGARADDVRVLPVPGLPEVTPGTDLAALLAGAAPWLVDGDVLVVTSKIVSKAEGRLVPVGADREATREAAIAAETTAVVATRGRTQIVRTRQGLVLASAGVDTSNVHQDVVALLPEDSDASARALRAGLKRRLGVDVGVIVSDTMGRPWRVGVADVAIGAAGLRPLRDLRGQTDGHGNDLAMTVVADSDQIAAAAELVKGKSGGVPVAVVRGVASLVDVGGDDGPGAAALVRVLEEDMFALGTAEARALGRSEAIAMRRSVRAFTTDPVDPAAIARAVATAVTAPAPHHTTPWRFVHVASEDVRKRLLTGMREAWAADLRNDGFDEAAIGRRLRRGDLLWEAPALVVPVLALDGAHAYPDARRAASERAMFQVAMGAGVQNFLVALATEGIGSCWVSSTMFCADLVRAELDLPENWHPMGSVAVGYAAEEPRPRPPRDASSFLLTR, encoded by the coding sequence ATGGCGCCGCCGGCCGGTGGTGCCGGGGCGCGGGCGGACGACGTTCGGGTCCTTCCGGTGCCCGGGCTGCCCGAGGTGACTCCCGGCACCGACCTCGCGGCGCTCCTCGCTGGGGCGGCTCCGTGGTTGGTGGACGGAGACGTGCTGGTCGTGACCAGCAAGATCGTCAGCAAGGCGGAGGGGCGCCTGGTCCCGGTCGGCGCCGACCGCGAGGCGACCCGCGAGGCCGCGATCGCCGCCGAGACCACGGCCGTGGTAGCCACCCGCGGCCGCACCCAGATCGTCCGCACCCGCCAGGGCCTGGTGCTGGCCTCGGCCGGCGTCGATACGTCCAACGTGCACCAGGACGTCGTCGCGCTATTGCCGGAAGACTCCGACGCCTCCGCCCGCGCGCTCCGGGCCGGGTTGAAGCGCCGCCTCGGCGTCGACGTCGGCGTCATCGTCAGCGACACGATGGGCCGCCCGTGGCGGGTCGGCGTCGCCGACGTGGCGATCGGCGCGGCCGGCCTGCGCCCGCTTCGCGACCTCCGCGGACAGACCGACGGCCACGGCAACGACCTGGCGATGACCGTCGTCGCCGACTCCGACCAGATCGCCGCCGCGGCCGAACTCGTCAAGGGCAAGAGCGGCGGGGTGCCGGTCGCGGTGGTCCGCGGGGTCGCGTCGCTGGTCGACGTCGGCGGCGACGACGGCCCGGGCGCGGCCGCGCTGGTCCGGGTGCTCGAGGAAGACATGTTCGCGCTCGGCACCGCCGAGGCCAGGGCACTGGGCCGCAGTGAGGCGATCGCGATGCGCCGCTCGGTCCGGGCGTTCACCACCGACCCGGTCGACCCGGCCGCGATCGCCCGCGCGGTGGCCACCGCGGTCACCGCGCCGGCCCCGCACCACACCACCCCGTGGCGGTTCGTCCACGTCGCGTCGGAAGACGTCCGCAAGAGGCTGTTGACCGGGATGCGCGAGGCGTGGGCTGCCGACCTGCGCAACGACGGGTTCGACGAGGCGGCCATCGGCCGCCGTCTGCGCCGCGGCGACCTCCTCTGGGAGGCGCCCGCCCTGGTGGTGCCGGTGCTGGCCCTCGACGGCGCACACGCGTATCCGGACGCCCGGCGGGCGGCCAGCGAGCGGGCGATGTTCCAGGTGGCGATGGGCGCGGGCGTGCAGAACTTCCTCGTCGCGCTGGCGACCGAGGGCATCGGCTCGTGCTGGGTGTCGTCGACGATGTTCTGCGCCGACCTGGTGCGGGCCGAGCTCGATCTGCCGGAGAACTGGCACCCGATGGGCTCGGTGGCCGTCGGTTACGCGGCCGAGGAGCCCCGCCCGCGCCCACCCCGGGACGCCAGCTCGTTCCTGCTCACGCGCTAA